The Roseovarius sp. M141 genomic interval AATCGGATATGACGCCGCCTGCGGCTGAAACTCGACTACCACCGACACGGGCGAGATAATCATAGGGCTGAAGATCATAGTCGACCACTGCGTCCACATGACCAGCGGCCACCAGCGCGTGCGGATAGCAGTCATAGGGAAAAACGGCGGGTCACCCGCGGCACGTATCAAAGGTTCAAAGATCGTCGGGTAGTCGCGATAAATTTTTCGCCTTCATTTACATACAGGATCGCCCGGTCCAGAGCGGTCTGTGTCGAGGGATGAAATCGGTTGACCCTGCAGCGTTGCCCCTTGCCCTTTCACACCTATGAAAGTTTCATGCAGAGCAGGCATCGCGATCACGCCCACCTGTGGCACGCCACCGTTCAAATAGGCCAGCAAAAAGCCGAACATGGGGTTACCCGACAGGAAGGACCGTGTACCATCGATTGGATCGATCACCCAAAGATGCTCACGGTCACCGCCTTCGATCCCGTGCTCTTCGCCAAAAATGCCGTTGTCCGGGAAATGTTCGGCCAGATAGGCACGAATATCGGCCTCGATCCCTTTATCGGCCTGTGTCACCGGGCTTTCATCGGCCTTGAACTCAACGCCCAGTCGACCCCGAAAAAGCCACGGGCTGCTTCGCTTGCTATTTCGGCGATCTTCGCTGCATGAGCGGCATATTCATTATTTGTCAGCATCGGCATCGGCTCCTTGTAATACGAGATTTGAATTCCAGTTTCCCAGCGATGCTTAGAATTATCTGGTAGGCTGCCGATTGGTCACAAAACCTGAACACGGCGCGTTTGTCACTTTGCATTTTGCCACCCAGCAGATGCACGCGATTGCCATTGATATTGACCAGTGTCTCCGCCACATTGATCGAACTCATTGCGACTGTCAGATGCGACTGGTACCGTGGCGCGCGCAGAACCGCCCGACTGCTTCAGCACATGAAGCAAATCCAGTTCGCGTTGCGATTGGACAGTTATAACGATGTATCTTTGAGTGTTGTGCCACTTGAGCTCGGACGGTTGCTCTGCAGGACAGTTCCGTCATCCGCCAGATACAGGTTAGTAAGAGCGGGATCAAAGTGCTCCATACGCCAACTTAACATCTTGCTTAGCGTATTCAATCATCAGGTCCCGATAGCAGGAATCCGACGAGCGATCTCGAAATTCGTTCGGATCATCCGCACGATCGAAAAAGAGCGGCGGTAAAGCAGTGAAGTGAACATACTTATACTGATTGCCACTAACAATGTTCGCCGTGCATTGATTGGATTTCAGTTCTAGTGGATTACTTTCCCTCATTCCCGTAGGGGCTCCTTAAGTCAAACTCCGCATGATACTCCTGCCGCCAATGTTGTGGTTCAAGGCCACGACAGAACGGTAACAGAGAGTGGCCGTCACATTGGTTTGGGGTTGCCGCTCCGATTGAATCAAGAATTGTCGGCATGATATCCACACTTTCAGTGAAGGACTCAATCACTGCTCCACGATGCTTGTCCGCCTTTTCCGACGGATCACGCATAATCAACGGGATGTGGAATGTTTGATCGAAATAACTATATTTCGCAAACATCCAGTGATCTCCAAGATGTTCACCAGATCTGATGTGAAAATAATCAGCGTGTCGTCGTAACAGCCCAGTTCTTTGAGATGATTTATCAAACGCCCAATTTGTGCATCCACCTCGGACATCATTCCAAAGTAGGTTGCCTTGATCTGACGCAGGTCTTCGTCGGAAATTGTCAGGTTGTCCTCAGAGTTCACCAAAACTAAAGCCCTTACCGCTTTGATTATACAAATAGTACGCCAGCCAAGGATGCTGCGCAGATTCCTTCTCTGGCGTCACCTGCCGGATAGGCATGGGCATTTCATCTGCGTCATACATCGCATTGAAGGGTTCCGGGGCGATAAAAGGCGGGTGCGGTGAAAAGAACGACAAATGAGCAAACCAAGCAGACGATTGATTTTTCGTGGTATATTCTATCACCTTGTCGGTCAGATATGCGGAGTTACTATCCTCTGCTCTGAAACAGGCGGGGTGAAAAGTTTTTCCCTTTGCCGCAAGAACTTTCGGTCGCCTGTATAGGCTTGAAAATCTCGTCCGGATCATCAGGGACCTCATACCCCTTTGCCTTCAACTCGTCCAACCATGGTTTCCAATCGCCCGTGAGGGCATACGTCGGGTCCATACCGGGCAGTACACCTTCATATCCACCCGGTACAGTTTTCCCATCCCCGAACTTTCGGGGATCTAAACTTGTGTCTGTATAGCCAAAAAGCATCGGCTCATATCCGTATTTGCGGGCCTCCAATGCCACATTGGTGTGTCTGGAATCCATAGGCGTACCGTTCAACACCGAACGGTGGTTTTGCATATACATCCCGGTATAAAGACACGCGCGTGACGGCCCGCAAGGCGTAGCCTGTGCGAAGTGCCGCTTGAACGTGATACCGTCTGCCGCAAGGGCATCCAGATTTGGCGTCTTGACCTGGGGTGATCCAGACATGACAGGCATTCACCGCGCCATTGATCGGCAGTAATAAACAGTACATTCATAAAGGAAACATTCCCATTTCTTGCTATTACACTTCGATTGCAGCTGCCTTGCGCCGTTCGCGTTCACGAAAGAGAACATAGGTGGTCGCAAAAAATGACGGTCAGTACGACGAAGATGATCCCGATCACGTTGATCGTCGGGCTCAAGCCGAAGCGCATGCGCGAGCCGATTTCGGTGACCAGCGTATGCTCCCCGCCGATGGAAAAGATCGTGGTGTTGTAGTTCTCAAACGACTGCAGAAAGGCGATCACAGAGGCAGTGGCGATTGTCGGCTTGAGGAATGGGATGGTGATGCGTCGGAATGCTTGGGCATGGGTCGCGCCGAGGTCCAGCGCCGCTTCCTCAAGACTGATGTCTTGACGTTGCAGGCGCGCCATGAACATCAGCATCGCAAAGGACGAGATGAACGTTGATTGTGCAAGGATCGCGGTAAAGAACCCGCCGCCGACCCCGAGGTCGCGCCAGAAGATCGTCGTGGAAATACCGACGATAATGCCCGGCGTCAGGATGGGCGACACCATGATCGTATAGAGAAGACCAGTGACCCGCGACTGCAGCCGCGTGATCAGCAGCGCGCCCGCGAGGCCCTGGAGCATGGCGATGACGATGACGCAGGCGGCGATGAACAGCGAATTGGCCAGCCCCGTCCACATTCGCGTATCCTGCATCAGTGCGCCAAACCACTTCAGCGTGAAGCCGCGCCAGACGGTGACCGAGGGCTGCGGATAGTCGTTGAAGCCGGCAACCATCATGATAATGAGCGGAAAGAACATGTAGAGAAAAAACACACCCATATAGACGTTCAGAACCAGCTTGCTGGTGCGACCGATATCCACTTTGGTTTGACCACTCATTTCGCGATATCCTGTAGACGTACTTTCAGAACCTTCATCATCAGGAAGATGAAAACGACGCAGACCACCAGCAGCGTCACGGCATAGGCGGTGCCGACGTTCCAGTTGTTGGACTCGAAGAACTTGTTGTAGATCAGCTGCGTGGAACCATGGCTCGGCGGTGCCGCGCGTCATGATGTAGGGCACCGCGTAGGAGCCCACCGACAACATGAAGGTCATGATGCAACCCACCGCCACACCAGGGCGCGCATGCGGGAAGACAACGCGGCTATGCACGCTCCAGACGCCCGCGCCCAGATCCTTGGCCGCCTCGATCTGGTTGCTATCGAGCGTCTCCATCGTGCTGTAGATCGGAAACACCATGAACAAGATGTAGGCATAGACCATGGCAATGAAGACGCCCGATCCGCTTTCGAGAAACGGCACCGGGTCGAGCCCGAACAGCCCCAGAAGCGCGTTGGCGGAGCCGTTGTAGTTGAGGATCATCTGCCAGGCGAAGATGCGCAGCAACTCGTTGATCGCGTAGGGGATCGTCAGCGCTAGCAGGATCATCGCCGCTTGGCCAGGCGTCGACAGTTTCGCCACGGTGTAGGCGATTGGATAACAGACAATGAAACCGATCACCGTGACTCCGAGCGACGCCAGCACCGTCTTGATGAAGATCGACAGATGCGCTGAGCCCATCAGGCGGTAATTCTCGAGCGTGTAGACCTTGCGCGGTTTCGTTTCGACCGCCTCCAATTCGGCGATCTCGTCGTTCAGCGCCGCGATCTCGTCGTCGAACTCCGCCAGTTTTTCATCGCGCTCGGACGATTGGGACTCTTCTTCGACGTCCATCTTATCGAAGGTCAGAAGGTCGATCCTGTTGTAGAGACGGTCGATCTTGACTGACAGTTCCGCCCCGCCCTCGGGCCGCTCCATGGTCCAGAGCGAGCGCTCCATCATGATCAGCTGTGGGCCGGCGATCATGCCGATGATCCAGGTTCCGACCAGGAGCAGGATCAAGGCCGTCAACGGCCCACCGAACGCGCGCAGCAGGTTAGTCATCGCTCAGCGTCCCTTCTGCCATGACGACCGCGGCTTCAGGCGCGAAGTGTATGGTCAGGGTCTCGTCCGGCGCATAATCGGTGGTCCGTACGTTGGTTTGATGGATCGAAAATTCCACGCCCTCGCATGTGACGTGCAGGTTGGAGAACGGCCCTTCCAGATCGCGGCGCAGGAAGCGGGCGCTCATGGCGTTCTGCTGCTGCGCGCCGTTCTGCGCTATCTCAACACGCTCGGGGCGCACGAACAGCATGGCGCGGTCTCCAGTAGTGAGGCTGTGCGGATTGGCCGCGCGGAACCGGCCCTGGGCCGCATCCAGTAGCGCCATGTCGCCCTCCGTTCCCGCGATTTTCCCGCGCAGGATGTTGTTCTCACCCACAAAGCTGGCGACGAAGGGATTGGCCGGATCGCTGTAGACATGATCGGCGGTGCCAACCTGCTCAATCCGGCCCTCCTTCATCACGGCGATGCGGTCGGACATGGTCAGCGCTTCACCTTGGTCGTGGGTGATATAGACGAAGGTAATGCCGGTCGCCTTTTGGAGCTGTTTGAGCTCGGCGCGCATGTGTTGGCGCAGCTTCAGGTCGAGCGCCGAGAGCGGCTCATCCAACAGCAGAACCGCCGGCTCGACCGCGAGGGCACGCGCGATGGCAACGCGCTGGCGCTGCCCACCCGAGAGCTGGCCTGGCGTTTTCTCGCTCTGCTCTGACAGGGCGACGGTTTGCAGCAATTCCAGCGCGCGTGCCTTGCGCTTACCTTTGGCCCAGCCGCGCATTTCCAGCCCGAAAGCGACGTTCTCCCAGACCGTCATCAGCGGAAACAGTGCCAGGTTCTGAAAGATCAGCGATGTCGGCCTTGCACTTGGTCCGATACCGTTCATCACCTCGCCCCCGATCATCACATCACCGGTGCTTTGCTGCAAAAAGCCCGAGAGCATCCGAAGCAGCGTCGTCTTGCCACAGCCCGAGGGGCCGAGGATCGAAAAGAACTCGCCGGCCTCGATTTTTAGGTCGAGCGGATGGACCGCGGTGAAAGCTCCAAACGTCACCGACGCCTTTTCCAGGATGATATCCTTGCCGCGCATATGAAAAAAGTCCTTTCGGAGAATGGAAAGGGCACGGGCAATGATCTGTCCGCGCCCGCCCTTGCATGAGGGATTATGCGTTGGTCAGCTTTTCTACGTATTCCTGGCGTACTTCCGAGAACCACGGGGTGAAGACCGGCCACCACCACAGGTTATCGATCGCACCCTCCGGATAGGCGAAGTCGAAGGCTTCGCGGTTGGCCTCCGACAGGTATTTGGTCGCCCCCGCCGCGGCGGTATTGTAGCCGGTATTGTTGGCATGCATCGCGCCGATTTCGGGCGACAGTAGAAAGTTGATGAATTCATACGCGCCGTCGACGTTCTCGGCCCCCGACGGAATCCCGACGGTGTCCATCCATCCAAGCCCGCCTTCCTTGGGTACTGCATAGCGCCACTTGGGATCGACATCGATATGAAGCCGGATGCCAGTGGTGTCCCAAGTCTGGCCGATCGTGCAACCCGCGTCAGTGAAGACGCCAGTCGCCTCGGTCGCGTTGTTCCAATAGGCGCCGATGTTTTTCTTGTGCTTGGCGGCAAAGTCCACGCAGGCGTCAAAGATGCGGCGCGTGTCAGCCTCGGACTTGTAGAGGTCCATGCCACGATCCGACGGCAGTTCGCCTGTAGCATCGAGGTAGAGCGCAATGGCGATCAACACCGATTTTTGCCTTACGGCTACTTGGCCATCCAGCCCGTCTTTCCACAGGTCACCGTAAGAGACCTGTCCTGGCTCAAAGTCATGAACCGAGCTGTCGTAGGTGATGCCCTCGGTGCCCCAGTTGAAGGGGACAAGATAACGCTTGCCGCGATGCGACGCCCCGAGCCGCAGCGAATTGCGCCAGAGCGCCGTCTGGACCTGATCGGTGTCGATCCGGCTCTCGTCGATCTCCTGAAGCAGATTGCCGTCATCATAATCCGGGCGGTTATCAACCGACGGGAAGATCAAGTCGAACCCTTCGCCTCCGGCGGCGCGCAGCTTGCTGTTGGCCTCCTCGTTAGAGCCATAGGTCGAAAGATTGACTGTTGTGCCGGTTTTCTTCTCGAAAGCCTCGATCATGTTGGGCTGGATATAGCCGCCCCACGAAAACACCTTGATCTCGCCAGACGATGCAAACGCTTGACGCGCCAAGAACGGGGTCGCCAATCCGCTAGCCAAAGCTCCCTTCAATAGTGTACGCCGACCAATCGTATTTTCCGTCGCCATGATGCTCCTCCTTATGTGTGTTGATGGCTGCAAGACATGCTTTTCTTGACATGCAGCTTGCGTCAAACTGGTTAAACCGTTGCTATCCAGTTTACGCTTTCTAACCATACCACTTTCAGGTATAGGTAGCGTGGCACGTTTGGAGGTTTCCGATGTCCAGGTTAGAAAAAGGCGTAGCGTTACCGCTTCTAAAAGTCGAAAATTCCGCTTCAACGCCGATCTACCGGCAAATTGAAGATCAGATTCGCACAGCGGTATTGGCAGGTACTTTGAAGCCAAATATGCAGCTTCCTTCGTCTCGGGCACTGGCGCGCGAGCTTAAAGTTTCGCGTCCGACGATCATCCAAGCCTATGAATACCTAACGTTTGAAGGGTTTCTCGAATCTCGCCATGGTGCCGGGACATTTGTTCCAAAAATGCTGCCCGATCACCTGCCAGAACCAACCGTACAGTACCCTGACGCCCGTTCCAGCAAGGTGTCCGCTCCAAAGCCGCTGTCAGACGTTGGGGCGCAGTTTGCTAAGTTAACATCTCACTCTTACCGCACTCAATATTCTGCATTTCTTCCAAACGTTCCAGCCTATGATCTGTTTCCGTTTGAGCAATGGCAGAAACTCCGGAATAGGTGCATTAAGCAGTCTAAACCAAACATGCTTGGGTATGAAGATTCGGCGGGTAGTCTGGCCCTGCGCACCAGTATAACTCAGTATTTGGCCGTCCACCGCGGAGACGTTTGTGACCCCGACCAAATTCTGATTGTGCCAGGGGCCACATTTGCGTTGCATCTGGCAGTGACCTTGCTCAGCAACCCGGGTGACAAGGTTTGGCTCGAAGATCCCGGGCCAGACGGTGTGCGTCTGACTTTGAAGGCACTTAACCGTACCATTTCCAATCTTGATGTTGAGCCAGACGGAATGGATGTGGGTACCGGGATCAGAGACCACAACGATGCACGCCTCGCAATCACTATGCCCTCGCGCCATCACCCCTTGGGTGTCACGTTAAGCCTTGCGAAGCGGCTAAGCATGCTCAGATGGGCGCAACAGAACGGTGCCTGGATTATCGAAGACGATTATGACAGCGAGTTCCGCTACAATGGTCGCCCCCCTTGCCGCGATGCGCAGTATCGATTCCACCAACAGCGTTATTTACATCGGTACTTTCAGTAAATCCATGTTTCCGTCGATGCGCATCGGTTATTTTGTGTTGCCGGAATCACTTGTTGGCACCTTCCGGTCTGCCATCGCATCATTCGCCCGTAGTACTTCAGTATTAGATCAGGAAACGTTGGCCCATTTTATTGATGAAGGGTATTTCTCTGCGCATATCAGACAGATGCAAAATGTCTACGGCGCCCGTCGGAAACTATTCACCGAGAGGGCCGCCCAAATACTGCCCGGCCTGCTGGATATGGAAATTCCTGACAGCGGCATGAACGCAATCGGCTGGTTACCTCCGGGTACGGATGACGCAGAAATATCCGAACGGGGGCGTGAGGCTGGTGTTACTTCGTTTCCCATTTCCCTTTTCCGAGAACGTTCGTCAAGCCGAAGCGGTTTGCTTCTGGGGTTTGCCAGCGTGAAAGAAGCCGAGCTCGACGAAAACTTACTCATCCTCGCCCGCGTTTTGGAGCAATCCGGACTCGGATAAATGATACGAATTACAGTTCCAGATGACTAGACGTAGTGTTCCCCACCTGACAGACGATTCCCATTCTTTTTTTAGCGTGCCATAGTATCGGCATGAGACGAGATGACATCTGCTTGTATCTGAGCCCCGCCGACCGCGCCCAGCTTCAAGCCGTGATTGCCTGCCGAAACACTGCCCGCAAGCTGGTCTGGCGTGCCGAGATCGTGCTGGCGACGGCAGACGACTGCGGGGCCAACGAGATCATGCGACGCGCGAACACGTCGAAGCCCACCGTTTGGCGCTGGCAGGCGCGTTACCTTGACGAAGGCGTGGACGGCCTCAGGCGAGACAAGACCCGCCCCTCAGGGGTCCCCCCCCGCTGCCACGGGCAACGCGTATCAATGTGATTGCCAAGACGGTGCAGGAGACACCACCGAATGCCACCCATTGGAGCCGCGCGTTGATGGCCGAGGCCGTGGGCATTTCGCCTTCAAGCGTGGGGCGCATCTGGGCGGAAGCAGGGCTGAAGCCGCACCTGACGCATGGGTTCAAGGTTTCGAACGACCCGATGTTCGAGGAGAAGGTCACCGATATCGTCGGGCTTTTACCTTGATCCGCCCGAGCGGGCCGTCGTGCTTTGCGTTGATGAGAAGTAGCAGATCCAGGCGCTCGACAGGACCCAGCCGGGACTGCCGCTCAAGAAGGGTCGTGCGGCCACGATGACGCATGATTACAAGCGCCACGGGACAACCACGCTGTTCGCGGCACTCGACGTAAAGTCGGGCATGGTCATCGGCGAATGCCTGCCGCGCCACCGGGCCAAAAGAGTTCTTGCGCTTCTTGGGGAGTGTCATGAACTCTGCAGGCTTGACGAGCGGTGCCCTATTAGCAGGCTGCTGAAAAAAGTCCGCCATCGCAAGCCTTGTGCCGAAATAGGCAGGTTTTTCGGGCTCTCTCGTTGAGCTGACGAAAAGCCATCGTGGCATTCATTGATCAAGTGGACGAGACAGGTCCGCCAAAATCGTTTTTCAGCAGCCTGTTAGACAACCCCTGTCTATTTTCGGCGTCCAATGGTGATTTCCCACTTTAGAGCCTTAGGCGCATCAGGCAACTTCAGCGCCGCTTCCAGCCGGGCGATATCTGAATACCGTCGGCAATCCAACCGAAAATAAACTGCGCTATCATGAACACGCGAGACTTTGAGTAACTGCATATCATGTGATGCAAATTCCAGGGCGCATCGCGACAGAACATTCCACATGTCGGTAGCTTCAACAGTCACATCAAAGGGATATAAAGTGATTGGGAAGCATCACCGCAAGTTCTTCATACTGATCTGTATTTGTGAGCATTTTGCCTCCTGATACCTCTGTGGAGGGAAGAACGAAATCAGGGTGGTTAGCCTTGATTGCATTGGTTTCACACCCGCAGTGCGCCAATCAAACCGGCACAACCCGAATGTCGAACACTTATCCAGTGAGAATAGGGAGAGTCAAGAAAAATCCTTGATTACGGATTTTTTTCCGCTATAGCGTCCCTATTCCAGTAGGAGATGATGATGACTGCTGCCTTCTTAACCCAGATAAGCGAAACACTCGCCTCGATCGAGGCTGAAGGCATGATGAAACGAGAGCGTTTGATCACCTCGCCGCAGGGCGGGCGGATTACTGTTGAACATGCGGGCCAGCAACGCGAAAATGTGGTGAACCTCTGTGCCAATAACTACCTTGGGCTTGCCGATCATCCGGCGTTGATCGCAGTGGCGAAGGATAGCTA includes:
- a CDS encoding aminotransferase class I/II-fold pyridoxal phosphate-dependent enzyme, whose amino-acid sequence is MVAPLAAMRSIDSTNSVIYIGTFSKSMFPSMRIGYFVLPESLVGTFRSAIASFARSTSVLDQETLAHFIDEGYFSAHIRQMQNVYGARRKLFTERAAQILPGLLDMEIPDSGMNAIGWLPPGTDDAEISERGREAGVTSFPISLFRERSSSRSGLLLGFASVKEAELDENLLILARVLEQSGLG
- a CDS encoding sulfatase-like hydrolase/transferase encodes the protein MNSEDNLTISDEDLRQIKATYFGMMSEVDAQIGRLINHLKELGCYDDTLIIFTSDLVNILEITGCLRNIVISIKHSTSR
- a CDS encoding inositol monophosphatase family protein yields the protein MTQADKGIEADIRAYLAEHFPDNGIFGEEHGIEGGDREHLWVIDPIDGTRSFLSGNPMFGFLLAYLNGGVPQVGVIAMPALHETFIGVKGQGATLQGQPISSLDTDRSGPGDPVCK
- a CDS encoding extracellular solute-binding protein, with product MATENTIGRRTLLKGALASGLATPFLARQAFASSGEIKVFSWGGYIQPNMIEAFEKKTGTTVNLSTYGSNEEANSKLRAAGGEGFDLIFPSVDNRPDYDDGNLLQEIDESRIDTDQVQTALWRNSLRLGASHRGKRYLVPFNWGTEGITYDSSVHDFEPGQVSYGDLWKDGLDGQVAVRQKSVLIAIALYLDATGELPSDRGMDLYKSEADTRRIFDACVDFAAKHKKNIGAYWNNATEATGVFTDAGCTIGQTWDTTGIRLHIDVDPKWRYAVPKEGGLGWMDTVGIPSGAENVDGAYEFINFLLSPEIGAMHANNTGYNTAAAGATKYLSEANREAFDFAYPEGAIDNLWWWPVFTPWFSEVRQEYVEKLTNA
- a CDS encoding ABC transporter permease subunit translates to MTNLLRAFGGPLTALILLLVGTWIIGMIAGPQLIMMERSLWTMERPEGGAELSVKIDRLYNRIDLLTFDKMDVEEESQSSERDEKLAEFDDEIAALNDEIAELEAVETKPRKVYTLENYRLMGSAHLSIFIKTVLASLGVTVIGFIVCYPIAYTVAKLSTPGQAAMILLALTIPYAINELLRIFAWQMILNYNGSANALLGLFGLDPVPFLESGSGVFIAMVYAYILFMVFPIYSTMETLDSNQIEAAKDLGAGVWSVHSRVVFPHARPGVAVGCIMTFMLSVGSYAVPYIMTRGTAEPWFHAADLQQVLRVQQLERRHRLCRDAAGGLRRFHLPDDEGSESTSTGYREMSGQTKVDIGRTSKLVLNVYMGVFFLYMFFPLIIMMVAGFNDYPQPSVTVWRGFTLKWFGALMQDTRMWTGLANSLFIAACVIVIAMLQGLAGALLITRLQSRVTGLLYTIMVSPILTPGIIVGISTTIFWRDLGVGGGFFTAILAQSTFISSFAMLMFMARLQRQDISLEEAALDLGATHAQAFRRITIPFLKPTIATASVIAFLQSFENYNTTIFSIGGEHTLVTEIGSRMRFGLSPTINVIGIIFVVLTVIFCDHLCSLS
- a CDS encoding ABC transporter ATP-binding protein, which produces MRGKDIILEKASVTFGAFTAVHPLDLKIEAGEFFSILGPSGCGKTTLLRMLSGFLQQSTGDVMIGGEVMNGIGPSARPTSLIFQNLALFPLMTVWENVAFGLEMRGWAKGKRKARALELLQTVALSEQSEKTPGQLSGGQRQRVAIARALAVEPAVLLLDEPLSALDLKLRQHMRAELKQLQKATGITFVYITHDQGEALTMSDRIAVMKEGRIEQVGTADHVYSDPANPFVASFVGENNILRGKIAGTEGDMALLDAAQGRFRAANPHSLTTGDRAMLFVRPERVEIAQNGAQQQNAMSARFLRRDLEGPFSNLHVTCEGVEFSIHQTNVRTTDYAPDETLTIHFAPEAAVVMAEGTLSDD
- a CDS encoding sulfatase-like hydrolase/transferase; translated protein: MPVMSGSPQVKTPNLDALAADGITFKRHFAQATPCGPSRACLYTGMYMQNHRSVLNGTPMDSRHTNVALEARKYGYEPMLFGYTDTSLDPRKFGDGKTVPGGYEGVLPGMDPTYALTGDWKPWLDELKAKGYEVPDDPDEIFKPIQATESSCGKGKNFSPRLFQSRG
- a CDS encoding PLP-dependent aminotransferase family protein; translated protein: MSRLEKGVALPLLKVENSASTPIYRQIEDQIRTAVLAGTLKPNMQLPSSRALARELKVSRPTIIQAYEYLTFEGFLESRHGAGTFVPKMLPDHLPEPTVQYPDARSSKVSAPKPLSDVGAQFAKLTSHSYRTQYSAFLPNVPAYDLFPFEQWQKLRNRCIKQSKPNMLGYEDSAGSLALRTSITQYLAVHRGDVCDPDQILIVPGATFALHLAVTLLSNPGDKVWLEDPGPDGVRLTLKALNRTISNLDVEPDGMDVGTGIRDHNDARLAITMPSRHHPLGVTLSLAKRLSMLRWAQQNGAWIIEDDYDSEFRYNGRPPCRDAQYRFHQQRYLHRYFQ
- a CDS encoding sulfatase/phosphatase domain-containing protein; the encoded protein is MFAKYSYFDQTFHIPLIMRDPSEKADKHRGAVIESFTESVDIMPTILDSIGAATPNQCDGHSLLPFCRGLEPQHWRQEYHAEFDLRSPYGNEGK